The following is a genomic window from Alphaproteobacteria bacterium.
GGGCGATGCCGCGGTCGCGGCGCAATTCGGGCTTGTCGGGCTCGACCCGCAGCGCCAGGTCGAAATCGGCGATGGCCGCGTCCAGCCGGCCGGCGTCAAGATGCAGGATGGCGCGCAGCCGGGCGGCGAGCGCGAAATGCGGCTGCAGGCGCAGCGCCTCGTCGCACATCGCCAGTGCCTCCGCCGTGCGCCCGGCGCGCGAGGCCTGCAGGCAGGCGCGCGCCCAGTGATCGGGATCGATGCGCCGTCCCGCCTCGCGATCGAGCCGGCCGCGCTCCTCCTCGCCCAGCGCCTCCCAGGCCTTGGCGCGCTCGTACCATGCCCGGGCGAAGCTCTCGTCGAGCCGGATCGCCTCGCCGAAATCGCCGATCGCCGGCTCCCAGCGCCGCATCCAGGTATGGAGCGTGCCGCGCAGGAAATGGGCGAAGGCGTTGGCCGGGTCGAGCGCCACCATGCGGTCGTAGTCGTCGATCGCGCGCGCGTGCTCGTCCTTGCCGAACCACGCCTGGCCGCGCCAGCGCCAGGCATCGGCGAACCAGGGATTGAGGCGGATCGACTCGGACAGATCGGCGATCGCGCGATCGTCGTCGCCCAGCCAGTGATGCGCCACGCCGCGATTGTAGAAGATGACCGCCAGCCCCTGCTCGCTCTCGGCCCCCGCATCGATCAGCCGCGTGCAGCTCTCGATCGATTCGCGCAGGCTGGCATCCTCGACGCCCTCGCAGCGCTGCCAGTCGCGGGCACGATCCTGCGCCAGCGACGGCGAGACGCCGAGCGCCAGCAGCAGCATCGCGATCCCAGGGCCTCGCCTCATCGCCGCCTCACGCCAGGCGGAACCGGCCCTCGAACTTCGCCGGCATCGGTCCGCCCGTCACCCAGTCTAGCAGTTCCACGGTGTGCGCGATGGGCAGAGTGCTGCCCGAGCCGATCTGGCCGATGCAGCCGAAATTGCCCGCCGCGATCGCGTCGGGCCGCAGGCTCTCGATATTGGCGAGCTTGCGGTCGCGCAGGCGGCGCGACAGCGTCGGCTGCAGCACCTGGTAGGTGCCGGCCCAGCCGCAGCACAGATGGCCCTCGGGCACGTCCTTGACGACGAAGCCCGCGGCGCGCAGCAGCGCTTTCGGTGGCTCGGTGAGCTTCTGGCCGTGCTGCATCGAGCAGGCGGCGTGGTAGGCGATCACCATGGGTGCACCGTCCGCGCGCACCGGCCTGCCGACCGGCCGCAGCGCCTCGGGCGCCAGCACCTCGCTGACGTCGCGCGCCAGCTTTGCCACCGCCTCGGCGCCGCCGCGCCACTGCTCGTCCTCGGCCAGCAGGTGGCCGTAGTCCTTCAAGGTCGTGCCGCAGCCCGAGGCGTTGGCGACGATGGCGTCGAGCGGGCCGTCGAGCTGGTCGATCCAGGCCGCGATGTTGGCCCGCGCCAGATCGCGCGCCGCCGCGCGCTGGCCGGTGTGCAGCACCGAGGAGCCGCAGCAGCCCGCGCCTTCGGCAATCACCACCTCGATGCCATGCCGCGTCAGCAGGCGCACCGTGGCCTCGTTGACCTCGGGCGCCAGCACCTGCTGGCCGCAGCCGTTCATCAGCGCGACACGTTGGGCGCGCGCGCCTTGGGCGGCGAAGGTCTGCGGCCGGTCGACCGGCGAGGGCGGGTGCAATCGCGCCGGCACCGCATCGAGCATGGCGCGCAGGCGGCGCCAGAACGTGGCGCCGCCGGGATCGGGCGAGGTCGCGGGCAACAGCGCGGCGACCGGTCGGGCGAAGCGGCCCAGCACCATGGTCCAGCGGAACAGGCGCGGGTTCGGCATCAGCCGGTTGAGCACGCCACGCAGCAGCCGGTCGGCCAAGGGCCGCCGGTAGGTCTCCTCGATATGCGCGCGCGCGTGATCGACCAGGTGCATGTAGTGCACGCCCGACGGGCAGGTCGTCATGCAGGCCAGGCACGACAGGCAGCGGTCGATATGGCGCGCGACGATCTGGCTGGCCGGCGCATCGCGCTCCAGCATGTCCTTGATCAGGTAGATGCGCCCGCGCGGGCTGTCGCGCTCGTCGCCCAGCGTGACGAAGGTCGGGCAGGTCGCGGTACAGAAGCCGCAATGCACGCATTTGCGCAGGATCGCGTTGGCGCGATCGATGTCGGGATCGGCGAGCTGGGCGAGGGTGAAGTTGGTCTGCATTGTCAGCCGCCGGCGAAGATCGATCGCGGATCGAAGCTCTCCTTCACCCGGCGCGACAGCGCGGCGAGCGCGTCGGGTTGCGGGTGGAAGACCGGCACGGCGGCGCGGATCGAGTCGGGAGCGCGGACCAGCGTGGCGTGGCCGCCGGTCGCACGCAGCGCATCGCGCACGATGTCGGCGGTGGCCTCGCGCGTGGTGAGCCAGACCAGGCCGCCGGACCAGTCGTACTGCGCGCGTGCTTCGGGCAGGCGGGCGCGGATCGCGGCGACCACCGCGGCGCCGTCGCTCGGCGGGCAGGAGAGCTTCCACAGCAGGCGCTCGGCGTCGTTGGCCAGCGGCTTCGCATCGCGCAGCTCGGTCCAGAACAGGCGCGAGCGCATGGAGTGCAGCTCCTCCATCTGCGGTGCCACGCCGGCGAACTGCTGGCGCAGTGCCATCATGCGTGCATCGGCAGACGGTGCCACGCCTTCAATACGCAGCGCGGTGATGGCGCCGCCCTGCTTCGTGACGAGGTCGACGCTGCTTCGCGCGGCGATTTCCGCCGGCAGATGCGCCGCGCCGCTGACCTCGTTGGGGCTGCCCATGGCGGCGCACATCGCTTGCACCGCGGTGGCGTCGTCGAGGCCGACCAGCATCAGCGTGCGCAACTTCTCGGCCGCCGGCACGACCTTCACCGTGATCTCGTGCAGCGCCGCGAGCGAGCCGCGCGAGCCGGCAAGCAGCTTGGAAAGATCGTAGCCGGTGACGTTCTTCACCACGCGGCCGCCCGACTTGAAGAGCTCGCCGCGGCCGTTGACGCCCTGGAAGCCGAGGAAGTGATCGCGCGCCGCGCCGTGGCTGACGCGCCGCGGGCCGGCGAGGTTGCACATCAGCGCGCCGGCCAGGGTGCCCTCGCCCGAAGCGCCGCCCAGCATGGCGCCGAGATCGGGCGGCTCGAAGGCCAGCATCTGCTTGCGCTGCGCCAGCAATGCCTCGACCTCGCGGATCGGCGTGCCGGCCTTCACCGTGATCACCAGCTCCTCGGGCTGGTAGTCGACGACGCCGCTGATGTTCGCCAGCGACAGCCTGTGGTCGACCTTCATCGGCGGCCCATAGGCACGCTTGCTGCCGCGTCCCTCGATGGCGAGCGTCACCCCCTCGTTCAACGCCCACCCGACCGCCGCGCGCAGTTCGTCGGGCGTGCGGGGTTGAAGAGAAGACACTTACCTTCCCCCGGAGGGGGAAGGTGGCAGCGCGCAGCGCTGACGGATGGGGGATGTCGAAGACGAACGGAGGAGTCCGTCTTCGACATCCCCCATCCGCCCTTCGGGCACCTTCCCCCTCCGGGGGAAGGTAAGGGACACGGCACCCATCAGAACCTCGGCAGGTCGGGGAAGGGGATCTGGCCCTTGTGGACGACGAGGCGGCCGAGCTCGGCGCAGCGGCGCAGCTGCGGGAAGACCTTGCCCGGGTTGAGCAGGTGGTCGGGATCGAAGGCGCACTTCACGCGCATCTGCTGGTCGAGATCGACCTGGGTGAACTGCACGCCCATCAGGTCGCGCTTCTCGATGCCGACGCCGTGCTCGCCGGTCAGCACGCCGCCGACCTCGACGCACAGCCGCAGGATATCGGCGCCGAATTCCTCGCAGCGCCTGAGCTCATCGGGGTCGTTGGCGTCGAACAGGATCAGCGGATGCAGGTTGCCGTCGCCGGCGTGGAAGACGTTGACCACGCGCAGGCGGTGCGTCTTCGACATCTCGCGCATGCGGCCCAGCACCTCGACCAGCTTGGCGCGCGGCACCGAGCCGTCGAGGCACATGTAGTCGGGCGAGATCTGGCCGACCGCCGGGAAGGCCGCCTTGCGCCCGGCCCAGAACAGCACGCGCTCGGCTTCGTCCGCGCTGACGCGGATCGTGGTGGCGCCGCGCTCGCGCGCCAACCCGGCGACACGCTCGATCAGGTAGTCGACCTCGACACCCGGCCCGTCGAGCTCGACGATCAGCAGGCCCTCGACGTCGAGCGGATAGCCGGCACCGACATAGTTCTCGGCGCATTGCACGGCGTCCCTGTCCATCATCTCCATGCCGCCGGGGATGATGCCCGCGGCGATGATGGCGGCGACGCATTCGGCGGCGCCCGACTCGGTGGGGAAGCCCAGCAGCACGGCGCGCGCGGTGTCCGGCTTGCGCAGCAGGCGCACCGTGACCTCGGTGACCACGCCGAGCAGGCCCTCGCTGCCGGTCATCAGCCCCATCAGGTCGTAGCCCTCGGCGTCGAGATGCTTGCCGCCCAGCCGCACCACCTCGCCGCTCATCAGCACGATCTCGAGGCCCAGCAGGTTGTTGGTCGTCAGCCCATACTTCAGGCAATGCACGCCGCCGGAGTTCTCCGCCACGTTGCCGCCGATCGAGCAGGCGATCTGCGAGCTGGGATCGGGCGCGTAGTAGAAGCCCTCATGCGCCACCGCCTGGCTGATGCCGAGATTGGTGACACCCGGCTGCACGCGCGCGCAGCGATTGGCGATGTCGATCTCGAGCACGCGGTTGAACTTGGCCATGCCCAACAGGATCGCGTCGCCCACCGGCATCGAGCCGCCCGAGAGCGACGTGCCGGCGCCGCGCGGCACCACCTTCACGCCCGAATCCTGGCAGTAGCGCAGGACGCGCGCGACCTGCTCGACCGTCTCGGGCAGCACGACGACCAATGGCATCTGGCGATAGGCACTGAGCGCGTCGCACTCGTAGGGCTTCATGCCCTCGGCATCGTCGATCACGCCCTCGCCCGGCACGATGGCGCGCAGCGCCGCG
Proteins encoded in this region:
- a CDS encoding tetratricopeptide repeat protein, with protein sequence MRRGPGIAMLLLALGVSPSLAQDRARDWQRCEGVEDASLRESIESCTRLIDAGAESEQGLAVIFYNRGVAHHWLGDDDRAIADLSESIRLNPWFADAWRWRGQAWFGKDEHARAIDDYDRMVALDPANAFAHFLRGTLHTWMRRWEPAIGDFGEAIRLDESFARAWYERAKAWEALGEEERGRLDREAGRRIDPDHWARACLQASRAGRTAEALAMCDEALRLQPHFALAARLRAILHLDAGRLDAAIADFDLALRVEPDKPELRRDRGIAHLRTGQLDAAIADFDAALRQQRYDALTLYGRGLARQRKGDAGGGADDIAEARKLDRRIDTRLAEYGLR
- a CDS encoding 4Fe-4S dicluster domain-containing protein, with amino-acid sequence MQTNFTLAQLADPDIDRANAILRKCVHCGFCTATCPTFVTLGDERDSPRGRIYLIKDMLERDAPASQIVARHIDRCLSCLACMTTCPSGVHYMHLVDHARAHIEETYRRPLADRLLRGVLNRLMPNPRLFRWTMVLGRFARPVAALLPATSPDPGGATFWRRLRAMLDAVPARLHPPSPVDRPQTFAAQGARAQRVALMNGCGQQVLAPEVNEATVRLLTRHGIEVVIAEGAGCCGSSVLHTGQRAAARDLARANIAAWIDQLDGPLDAIVANASGCGTTLKDYGHLLAEDEQWRGGAEAVAKLARDVSEVLAPEALRPVGRPVRADGAPMVIAYHAACSMQHGQKLTEPPKALLRAAGFVVKDVPEGHLCCGWAGTYQVLQPTLSRRLRDRKLANIESLRPDAIAAGNFGCIGQIGSGSTLPIAHTVELLDWVTGGPMPAKFEGRFRLA
- a CDS encoding FAD-binding protein, whose translation is MSSLQPRTPDELRAAVGWALNEGVTLAIEGRGSKRAYGPPMKVDHRLSLANISGVVDYQPEELVITVKAGTPIREVEALLAQRKQMLAFEPPDLGAMLGGASGEGTLAGALMCNLAGPRRVSHGAARDHFLGFQGVNGRGELFKSGGRVVKNVTGYDLSKLLAGSRGSLAALHEITVKVVPAAEKLRTLMLVGLDDATAVQAMCAAMGSPNEVSGAAHLPAEIAARSSVDLVTKQGGAITALRIEGVAPSADARMMALRQQFAGVAPQMEELHSMRSRLFWTELRDAKPLANDAERLLWKLSCPPSDGAAVVAAIRARLPEARAQYDWSGGLVWLTTREATADIVRDALRATGGHATLVRAPDSIRAAVPVFHPQPDALAALSRRVKESFDPRSIFAGG
- a CDS encoding FAD-binding protein yields the protein MAGIMQMPPLDPGILARRSQIVAALRAIVPGEGVIDDAEGMKPYECDALSAYRQMPLVVVLPETVEQVARVLRYCQDSGVKVVPRGAGTSLSGGSMPVGDAILLGMAKFNRVLEIDIANRCARVQPGVTNLGISQAVAHEGFYYAPDPSSQIACSIGGNVAENSGGVHCLKYGLTTNNLLGLEIVLMSGEVVRLGGKHLDAEGYDLMGLMTGSEGLLGVVTEVTVRLLRKPDTARAVLLGFPTESGAAECVAAIIAAGIIPGGMEMMDRDAVQCAENYVGAGYPLDVEGLLIVELDGPGVEVDYLIERVAGLARERGATTIRVSADEAERVLFWAGRKAAFPAVGQISPDYMCLDGSVPRAKLVEVLGRMREMSKTHRLRVVNVFHAGDGNLHPLILFDANDPDELRRCEEFGADILRLCVEVGGVLTGEHGVGIEKRDLMGVQFTQVDLDQQMRVKCAFDPDHLLNPGKVFPQLRRCAELGRLVVHKGQIPFPDLPRF